The following proteins are encoded in a genomic region of Acidobacteriota bacterium:
- a CDS encoding amidophosphoribosyltransferase → MELVLDKLHEECGIFGIFGHAEASTLTQLGLFALQHRGQEACGIVTADGGELLQHRSIGLVADVLNPDVLSTLKGTSAIGHTRYSTSGKNTIDEVQPFSVTCQHGKIAVCHNGNLPFAAQKREELEKAGAIFSSTSDTETILHGIARTPAKDAVDAIKTVLYDTDGAFSLLFLTPKQLIAVRDPRGFRPLVLGKVQDSWCVASETCAFDLIDAEYVREIEPGEMLIVDADGLHSSKPLEQRPVSVCTFEHVYFSRPDSTIFGRSVNESRHKMGKQLAIEHPVEADLVVPVPDSGVAAAIGYARESGINFRQAIIRNHYVGRTFIEPTQSIRSFGVRLKLNPIKDLINGRRIILVDDSIVRGTTSKKIVEMVRDAGAEEVHMRISCPPTAHSCYYGVDTPRRKDLIASRMTVEETCQYIGADSLGYLSLNGMLESVGLETSSTCSACWTGKYPTLIANGKAA, encoded by the coding sequence ATGGAACTCGTTCTCGATAAATTGCACGAGGAGTGCGGAATATTCGGCATCTTCGGTCACGCAGAAGCCTCGACGCTGACGCAGCTCGGGCTTTTTGCCTTGCAGCATCGGGGGCAGGAAGCGTGCGGAATCGTAACGGCCGATGGCGGTGAATTGCTGCAGCATCGCTCGATCGGCTTGGTCGCGGATGTTTTGAATCCTGATGTTCTTTCGACACTCAAAGGTACAAGTGCGATCGGGCACACGCGATATTCGACCTCCGGCAAGAATACGATCGACGAGGTCCAGCCGTTTTCGGTCACGTGCCAGCACGGAAAGATCGCTGTTTGCCATAACGGGAACCTCCCGTTCGCTGCTCAAAAACGTGAGGAACTCGAAAAGGCCGGAGCTATTTTCTCATCGACATCTGATACAGAGACCATACTCCACGGTATTGCCCGAACACCCGCGAAAGACGCGGTCGATGCGATCAAAACGGTGTTGTACGATACGGACGGGGCTTTTTCGCTCTTGTTTTTGACACCGAAGCAGTTGATCGCGGTTCGAGATCCCCGCGGCTTCCGGCCGCTTGTTCTCGGCAAAGTTCAGGATTCGTGGTGCGTCGCCAGCGAAACATGCGCATTTGATCTGATCGATGCGGAATACGTTCGTGAGATCGAGCCGGGCGAGATGTTGATCGTCGATGCTGACGGATTGCATTCGTCGAAACCGCTCGAACAGCGGCCGGTTTCGGTCTGTACTTTCGAACATGTCTATTTTTCGCGGCCTGATTCGACCATATTTGGACGTTCGGTCAATGAATCGCGGCATAAGATGGGCAAACAGCTCGCGATAGAACATCCGGTCGAAGCGGATCTTGTAGTTCCCGTTCCCGACTCAGGTGTGGCGGCTGCGATCGGGTATGCTCGCGAATCGGGCATCAATTTTCGTCAGGCGATAATTCGCAATCATTATGTCGGACGTACATTTATCGAACCAACCCAATCGATCCGTTCGTTCGGTGTTCGGTTAAAGCTCAATCCGATCAAAGACCTGATCAACGGCCGACGTATCATTTTGGTCGATGATTCGATCGTCCGCGGTACAACATCAAAAAAGATCGTCGAGATGGTCCGCGACGCAGGGGCTGAGGAGGTACATATGCGTATCTCTTGTCCGCCGACGGCTCATTCGTGCTATTACGGCGTCGATACGCCCCGCCGAAAGGACCTGATCGCATCGCGTATGACGGTCGAGGAAACGTGTCAATACATCGGTGCCGACAGTCTCGGCTACCTCTCGCTCAACGGTATGCTCGAATCGGTCGGCCTCGAAACAAGCTCGACCTGTTCAGCGTGCTGGACCGGTAAATATCCGACACTCATCGCGAATGGCAAAGCTGCCTGA